The Beijerinckiaceae bacterium genome has a window encoding:
- the flgB gene encoding flagellar basal body rod protein FlgB (with FlgF and C makes up the proximal portion of the flagellar basal body rod; Bradyrhizobium have one thick flagellum and several thin flagella; the proteins in this cluster are associated with the thin flagella): MESVHLFELASQRTRWLSARQIAVAENIANANTPGYKAADVVPFEAVYNGTRLSMAATSTAHIGVDPMAPEDVSVKDGPAWEVTHSGNSVGLEQELLKAGEVTTAYSLNRGVVKAFHQMLIASLKG; the protein is encoded by the coding sequence ATGGAATCGGTTCACCTCTTTGAACTGGCGTCGCAACGGACTCGATGGCTGTCGGCGCGCCAGATCGCGGTTGCGGAGAATATCGCCAACGCAAATACGCCGGGCTACAAGGCCGCCGACGTCGTGCCGTTTGAGGCCGTGTACAATGGCACGCGGCTTTCGATGGCCGCGACCAGCACGGCTCACATTGGCGTCGATCCCATGGCTCCGGAGGACGTCTCCGTCAAGGATGGACCTGCATGGGAAGTGACGCACTCGGGCAATTCCGTTGGTCTTGAACAGGAGTTGCTGAAGGCCGGCGAGGTCACCACCGCTTACTCCTTAAACAGGGGCGTCGTGAAAGCCTTCCATCAAATGCTAATCGCCAGCCTGAAGGGATAG